In Candidatus Contubernalis alkalaceticus, the genomic window ATCTCAACAGTTGTGTTATTTAAAGTGGCTTTGATAATATTTTTGCCCTCCATAACGGTAATGGGCTCTGTAATGGTCTCACTGCTTTCTAGTCCCGCAGAGAACCCGGCTGCTTCTACTCTGGCAGCTGAGGCGCTTTGAATTACTTTAAAGTCTATATCCCCTACGTTGGCGTTGGCATTGGCAGCAGCTGTAACAATCTCTGAATTGTTGGAGGAGGCCTGCATCTTTTTTAGGGAGGTAGGGGAGAGGAGATTGGTCTCTGGCCTTAGTACATCGAAGAAAGTATCTTTGAAGGAGCGGATGCTGTTAATGACCTCTCGATACTGTGTCTTTCGCCATTCTGTCAGCTGCCGCTGTTGGTAGAATTTATCTATCTTCATTTTTTCTATTCTCATGAGATCTTTGACAATTTGATTGGTATCAAAACCGGAGGCAATACCGCCTATTCGTAAGCTGTTCATATGATTGGCACCCCTTTGGTGATTTTTTAAAAACATGTTATAAGCGGGTAAATAATTCCTGCTCATATATTTAATCGTTTTAAAGGGAGAAAACTTTAGAGTTTACTCATATTTTTTAGTATAGTTTAAAAGTTTCTTTAAATTGCTAAAGATTTATTAGTTTTTCCCGATTAATAAAAAAGAGCTATAATAAATCGGAAGAGGTGAATCCAGATGAAGATTGACGGCACCGATCCCTTGACTTTAAATAAGATAAAGGATCAGACACAAAAGCTGCAGGTACAGAGTTCCGGAGAAGTATTTACCGATACCCAGATGAAGAATCGCCAGGAGACCATACGGGGTAAAAATACCCCCCGGGAGGAAAATCAAAACTATAATGAAAGGTTGGAAAGTGCAGTAAAACAGGCCAATGAGACTGCGGAGGCAGTAAACTTGAGCCTCCGTTTTGAAATTCACGAGAGCTCCCAACGGGTTATGGTTAGGGTGGTGAATTTGGCAGAAGACGAGGTGATAAAAGAGATTCCTCCGGAAAAAGTGCTTAACTTAGTTGGGCAGATTCAGGAGATGATCGGTCTTATGTTGGATGAGAAAAGGTGATTTTAAAAAATTCTTAGAATATGAAGGAGGAAAATATCATGCTGGCTAACCCATATCAGAAATATCAGCACAACCAGGTGGAGACGTCTACACCTGGGAAGCTTTTGCTTATGTTATATAATGGTGCCCTAAAATTTATTAGGGAAGCCAGAAAAGCAGCAGAGGAGAAAAATATAGAAAAGGTCAACAATAAAATTGGCCGGGCTCAGGATATAATCTTTGAATTAATGTCTTCTCTGAACTTTGAGCAGGGGAAAATAGCGGAAAACCTGTATGCCCTTTATGATTATATGAATCAACGTTTAATAGAAGCCAATATTAAAAAAGATGATAAAATACTGGCGGAAGTGGAAGGTATGCTGGAAAGCCTGAGGGATACCTGGAAAGAGGCCATCCTTAATAATAATTAACGAAAGCGAAAACCGGCAGATAAGCGGTGCCATGGGGACGGTTGCAGCGTCACCATGGCAAGAGCTGAGGCCCGAAGGCCTGGACCATGGAACCGTCCCCATGGCTTAGGGGTGTACTTCAAAGTGAACAGCCTTTCGCTTTAATGTAAGCACTAAAGATAGACGGTAAGAATTGAATATTTACTCTAAAAAGACAGCCCCAAACTGTCTTTTTTTGTCGCATTTTAGAAATAATTTGCAATACCGCAAATTAAGTATGTATTTAAAGAAAAATATTTCTTATCTTTTCTAATTATTATGCAGGATTTTGTATATTTTCAACGAAATATTCCTTAAATAGGAAACATTATGTCATCTTGAGATATTTTACTAATAGTTTAACCCTTTCAACAAGGATAAAGGAGGGTTTAGTTTGGCAAACTCAATCTTTTCAGGGGATGTGCTTACCCTGCTGCAAAAAGGTTTAGGTGCAGCGTCACTAAGTCAGAAGGTGTCTGCCAACAACATCGCCAATGTTAATACTCCTTATTTTAAGCGTTCCCAAGTGGTTTTTCAAGACCACCTGGCACAGGCTTACAAAAAGGCGGGTGCCGGGTTGGCGGTTACCAGGCCCGGCCATATGGGTGGCGGTGCTTCTAACACAAAAGACGTTAACCCTCGGGTGGAGAAGGATACTGCCACCCGCATGCGAAGTGACGGCAACAACGTGGATGTGGACCGGGAAATGGCAGAGCTAACCATGAATCAGCTCTACTATAATGCCCTGTCTCAATCGATAGATGGAAAGTTAGGTATGTTACGGTATGTTATTAATGATGGGAGGCGGTAAGAAGTGAAGATGTTTCATGCCTTGAGTGTTAGTGCCAGTGGAATGACCGCGGAGCGTTTTCGCCTGGATTTGATCGCCAACAATCTGGCCAATATAAATACTACCAGGACGGCTGAAGGAGGCCCTTACAGAAGGCAGTCGGCCATTTTTTCTGAAGCGCTTACCCAGGCCTTAAATGGTGCCCCCACCAAAAGCGCTGGAGTTCGGGTAGTTGGTGTTGCTCGGGATGAGACCCCGCCCCGGTTGAACTATGATCCCACTCATCCCGATGCAGATGAAGAAGGTTACGTGGCCATGCCCAATGTAAATGTCATAAATGAGATGGTGGATATGATTACTGCCACCAGGGCTTATGAGGCCAATGTTACAGCTACTAACGCCTATAAAAGTATGTTCTTAAAGGCTCTGGAAATTGGACGTGGTTAGAAGGAGGTACAGGTAAAATGAGGATAAATCCAATAAATTTGTTGATGCCTGAACCGGCAGCCAGGATTCAAAAAAATGACCAGGTGGAGAACGCTAAATCCTTTGGACAGGTTCTCCAACAGGCTCTGCAGGATGTTAATTCCCTGCAGGTACAAGCAGATGACTTAACAGCCCGGATGGTTCTTGGAGAAGTTGAAGATGTTCATGAGGTTATGCTGGCCTCGGAGCAGGCTAAGATGGCCCTGCAGTTGACGGTACAGATTCGCAATAAACTGATAGAGGCTTACCAGGAAGTGTCACGGATGCAGTTTTAAGCCTGGTTTAAAACCATAGTAAATGTTTTTCATTCTGATCGAAGTGGCAATTCAGTCGAAAGGCTGATGCGCAAAGCTATGGGTCTAAAGCAGTTTGCTATGACCGCCAGGCAGCCGAAACAGGATTTTTTTAATAGTTATTTATTGTAAAATTTCGAACTTGCGGCAAAGGCAGAATTGAGGTGTGGATTCTTGGAGGAAGAGCAAAAAAGTATTAATTCCTATATGGCCCTATGGCAGAACATGAGCAGGAATAAAAAAATAAGCATATTGGTTTTTTTAGGGGCTCTGACTTTAGCTCTCATTCTGTTTATTAGCTATTTCTCCTCTCCTCAGATGGAGGTTCTGTTTCGGGGGCTTAGCCCCGAGAATTCCTCTTCAGTACTGGCCCGTCTAGATGAGATGGCAGTTCCTTATGAAGTCGCTCCCGGAGGGTCCATATTGGTACATCGGGATACTGTGGACGAGCTGCGGATCCGTTTAAGCAGTGATGGTGGCCTCTATAGTGGGGGTATTGGATTTGAGCTTTTTGACCAAACCAAGCTTGGCACCACAGAAGCAGAACGGAATATTAATTATCAGCGGGCCCTGGAGGGGGAACTGCAGCGCACTATAAATCAAATTGAAGGGGTAGAAATGGCCCGGGTTCATTTGGTCCTCCCGGAGCCCAGTGTTTTTTTAATGGAAACCTCTGCTCCTACAGCTTCAATATTTTTAAAATTAAATCCCCTAAGCACCATTCGCCAAGATCAGGTAAACGGTATTGTTTACTTAGTAGCGGGCAGTGTGGAAAAACTTAAGGCAGAGGATGTAACGGTTATTGATACCCAGGGTCATATCCTTTCTCATTTACAGGAGGAAGGTGGACCCTTTGGAGGAGGTTTGGCCTCTGCTACCTTAAGTCAAATGGAGATAAAGAAAGCCTTTGAAAAGGAAATGGAAAATCGAGTTCAGAGTGTGCTGGAGCGGGTCCTGGGCGCGGGAACCGTGGTGGCCATGGTAACGGCAGACTTGGATTTTAACTCAGAGGAAGTAACAGAGATTATATATGGGGAACCGGTCATTAGAAGCCGTCACTCCAGTGAAGAAGAGTACGAGGGAACGGGCATGGTTCCGGGAGGAATCGCCGGTGTGGAATCTAATATCCCGGGTTATCCCTTTGGAGAGGTAGGAGCTGGGGAAAGCTATTATACCCATTATGAAGAGATAGAAAACTTTGAGGTATCGGAGGTTGTTACTCATACTGTTAAAGCCCCTGGAGAGGTTCGGAGCATTTCTGCCTCGATTATATATGATAATCAGCGGGGGACGTTGTCTCCCCGGCAGATGGAGGACATTGAAGATCTGGTGGCCACTGCTCTCGGGATGGTTGAGGAGAGAGATCAAATTAGTGTAGCCTCCATAAACTTTGATACCACTCACTTAGAAGAGACTATTATTGCTATGGAAGAAGCGGCTCAGTTAGAACGCCGCAATGTCTATATTCAATATGGGCTAATTGCGTTAGGATTAATACTGCTCTTTGTGTTAATTATAATAGTTGTTCGAAAATCCTTTGAAATTATTCAGGATAAGGCCATGTACAGTCAAATGGCAGCTGCTCAGGGGGAAGTGCAAGAAGAGGAAGAAGATGAGCCCGAACTTAAAATGCCGGAGCTATCAGAAGAAGCAAAAAAACAGCGTCGCCTAAAAGAATATGTAGCAAAACAGCCGGAGGGTGTGGTTTCACTGCTAAGGACTTGGATGGCGGAAGACAAGGGGTGATTTTTCTTTGAAACGGGAGAGCGAGCTTAAGGGGATAGAGAAAGTAGCTGTTTTATTAATGTCTCTTGGGCCTGATTTGTCATCTAAAATTTTGAAAGGTTTTACGGAAACTGAGATTGAACGCATAACCATGGAGATAGCTAATACTACTTCAGTGTCTGCAGATACCATAAGCCTTGTGGTGGATGAATTTTCTCTCCTTTCAGAAGCCCGTCAGTATATGTTAGATGGCGGAATAACCTATGCCAGAGAAATTTTAGAAAAAACTTTAGGTACCCAAAAGGCTAATATAATAATTAAAAAACTTCAGGAAAATTCTCAGATTAAGCCTTTTGACTTTGTGAGGAAGGCTGACCCCAGGCAGCTGGCTAATATCATTGGGAGTGAACATCCTCAGACGATTGCTTTAATTATGTCCTATTTAAACTCAGAACAGGCAGCTGTGGTTCTTTCCGTATTACCTTCTGATATGCAGCCTGACATTGCTCGTCGTATTGCTGTTATGGAAAGAACCTCCCCAGAGATTTTAAAGGAAGTGGAGAATGTATTGGAGACCCGTCTTTCTGCCCTGGTAGGTCAGGATTATACTTTGGCGGGGGGCATCCCATCTCTGGTAGATATTTTAAATCAGGTAGACCGCTCTACAGAAAAACTGATTTTAGAAGAACTGGAAATGCAGAATGCAGAGCTGGTTGATGAGATTCGCAAGCGCATGTTTGTTTTTGAGGATATAGTGGGGCTTGATGATTCCTCCATCCAACGGGTTATCCGGGAAGTGGATACCAAAGATCTGGCACTGGCCCTTAAAGGTGTGAACGAAGATGTCAGCGTTCGTATTTTCAAAAACATTTCCAAACGTGGAGCAGAAATGCTCAAGGAAGATATTGAGTTTATGGGTCCTGTTCGCCTGCGGGAAGTGGAAGAAGCTCAACAGCGGATTGTGGCTGTTATCAGACGTCTGGACGAATCCAGGGAAATTATTATTTCTCGGGGTGGGGAGGATGTAGTTATTGAATAAAGTAATTAAAGCTCCCAGGGAGTCAGGAGTATGTCAGATACCCTTAAAAAAGGAAAAAGAGATAGAAAAACCCGTGGAGCCTTCGGGCCAGGAAAAAGATGAAGGGGAGAATGGGGCCCCTTCTCCTGACAATATGTCTTTTCAGCTTCTAGAAGAAGCACGGCAGGAAGTTAAAGCTATAATTAATAAAGCAGAAAGCGAAGCCAAGTCTTTACAGGAAGCTGCATACAAAAAAGGTTTAGAAACGGGACAAGCAGAAGGCATGGCGGCTGTCCAAAGGAAAGAAGAGAAAATTTTAAAAGATGCCAGGGATGTTTTGACCCAAACGGTTAAGTTAAGAGAGATGGTGCTTCAAGCAGCGGAATCCCAGGTGGTGGAACTGGCCCTGAAGATAGCGGAAGCTTTAATACATAAAAAATTGGAGACGGAAAAGAATTTTGTTGTGGATATAGTGGCGGAAGCTCTTGCTTTAGTAGTCGGGGAGGAAAGTATCATGGTCAAGGTGAACCCTAATGATCTAAAAACTTGTTCTAAATATAAGGATTTTTTTCAAGATATTATATCGGAAGGAGCGAAGTTCAAGCTACTTCAGGATGAAAATGTGCCCCAGGGAAGCTGTCGGGTTTTTACTCAGGACAGCTTAGTAGAGTCCTTCCTTGATGAGCGTTTTAAAGCTCTAAAAGAAGCTCTTTTAAAGGAGGCAGACAATGCCTATCTTGTCCAGAGAGATGAATCTAGATAAATATTTTAGGCTGGTAGAAAATACCTCAACTCTCAAGAGAGCGGGGAAAGTAAGCCAGGTGATTGGATTAACCATAGAGATAAGAGGTATAAAAGCTGCTTTGGGGGAGTTATGCCAGGTGCGGTGCAATGGTTCTTTATCTGTCCCCTTAGAGGTGGTTGGTTTTAAGGACGAGACTGTCTTGGCTATGCCTCTGGGAGGTTTAAAAGGGATTGCTCCCGGCAGCCCGGTGTTACCCATGGGAAATACTTTCGCTGTTTCTGTGGGGTTTGAGCTTTTAGGTAAAGTCTTAGACGGTTTAGGTCGGCCTTTGTTGGAAGAAAGGCTGCCAACTGATTTAGTTCAGAGTCCGGTAGATGCTGATCCCATAAACCCTTTAAAACGACGCCGTATAGAAAAGATTCTCCCTACCGGAGTCAGGGCCATTGATAGTCTATTAACCTGTGGTGAAGGTCAGCGGGTGGGGATTTTTGCCGGCAGTGGCGTGGGGAAGAGCACTCTGTTGGGGATGATGGCTCGTTACAGCGAAGCTGATGTCAATGTTATAGGCCTTATCGGTGAGCGGGGCCGGGAGGTAGGGGATTTTTTAGAAAAGGATTTGGGAAAAGAAGGGCTAAAACGTTCCGTGGTTGTAGCCGCCACTTCTGACCAGCCGGCTCTGGTTCGGATAAAAGGGGCCATGGTGGCAGCTACTATGGCTGAGTATTTCAGGGACCAAGGATTAAAAGTACTGTTGATGATGGATTCTGTTACCCGCCTGGCTATGGCTCAAAGGGAAGTGGGGCTGGCTATTGGTGAGCCTCCGGCCACCAAAGGATATACTCCCTCGGTCTTTGCAATGCTCCCCAGGATTTTAGAACGAGCTGGAAAGGTAGAAGGAGGGTCCATAACAGCCTTTTATACGGTGTTGGTGGAGGGAGATGACTTTAATGAGCCCATTACTGATGCTGTTCGGGGGATATTGGATGGACATATTGTCTTATCCCGTTCCCTGGCTGCTAAAAACCATTTTCCAGCCATTGATGTTTTAGGTAGTATCAGCCGTCTTATGCCGGATATTGCGGCTCAGGAGCATCTTGAAATGGCTGGAAAGACAAAGGATCTGCTGGCAGTTTATAGGGAGGCAGAAGATTTGATAAACATTGGGGCTTATGTGAATGGAAGCGATCCAAAAGTAGATAAAGCCAGAAAATATGTGCCGGAAATAAACAAGTTTCTACGTCAAACGTTAGGGGATGAAGTGCCTTTCGACCAGACTTTGTCGCTTCTTAAGGGGTTGTTAAAATGATGAGCCAGGGGTTTGAATTTCGACTGAAAAAAGTATTGGAATACCGGGAAGAGAAAGTGAAACAAGCACAAAAGAGCT contains:
- a CDS encoding flagellar protein FlaG, whose translation is MKIDGTDPLTLNKIKDQTQKLQVQSSGEVFTDTQMKNRQETIRGKNTPREENQNYNERLESAVKQANETAEAVNLSLRFEIHESSQRVMVRVVNLAEDEVIKEIPPEKVLNLVGQIQEMIGLMLDEKR
- the fliS gene encoding flagellar export chaperone FliS, whose amino-acid sequence is MMLANPYQKYQHNQVETSTPGKLLLMLYNGALKFIREARKAAEEKNIEKVNNKIGRAQDIIFELMSSLNFEQGKIAENLYALYDYMNQRLIEANIKKDDKILAEVEGMLESLRDTWKEAILNNN
- the flgB gene encoding flagellar basal body rod protein FlgB: MANSIFSGDVLTLLQKGLGAASLSQKVSANNIANVNTPYFKRSQVVFQDHLAQAYKKAGAGLAVTRPGHMGGGASNTKDVNPRVEKDTATRMRSDGNNVDVDREMAELTMNQLYYNALSQSIDGKLGMLRYVINDGRR
- the flgC gene encoding flagellar basal body rod protein FlgC; the protein is MFHALSVSASGMTAERFRLDLIANNLANINTTRTAEGGPYRRQSAIFSEALTQALNGAPTKSAGVRVVGVARDETPPRLNYDPTHPDADEEGYVAMPNVNVINEMVDMITATRAYEANVTATNAYKSMFLKALEIGRG
- the fliE gene encoding flagellar hook-basal body complex protein FliE — translated: MRINPINLLMPEPAARIQKNDQVENAKSFGQVLQQALQDVNSLQVQADDLTARMVLGEVEDVHEVMLASEQAKMALQLTVQIRNKLIEAYQEVSRMQF
- the fliF gene encoding flagellar basal-body MS-ring/collar protein FliF, producing MEEEQKSINSYMALWQNMSRNKKISILVFLGALTLALILFISYFSSPQMEVLFRGLSPENSSSVLARLDEMAVPYEVAPGGSILVHRDTVDELRIRLSSDGGLYSGGIGFELFDQTKLGTTEAERNINYQRALEGELQRTINQIEGVEMARVHLVLPEPSVFLMETSAPTASIFLKLNPLSTIRQDQVNGIVYLVAGSVEKLKAEDVTVIDTQGHILSHLQEEGGPFGGGLASATLSQMEIKKAFEKEMENRVQSVLERVLGAGTVVAMVTADLDFNSEEVTEIIYGEPVIRSRHSSEEEYEGTGMVPGGIAGVESNIPGYPFGEVGAGESYYTHYEEIENFEVSEVVTHTVKAPGEVRSISASIIYDNQRGTLSPRQMEDIEDLVATALGMVEERDQISVASINFDTTHLEETIIAMEEAAQLERRNVYIQYGLIALGLILLFVLIIIVVRKSFEIIQDKAMYSQMAAAQGEVQEEEEDEPELKMPELSEEAKKQRRLKEYVAKQPEGVVSLLRTWMAEDKG
- the fliG gene encoding flagellar motor switch protein FliG; the protein is MKRESELKGIEKVAVLLMSLGPDLSSKILKGFTETEIERITMEIANTTSVSADTISLVVDEFSLLSEARQYMLDGGITYAREILEKTLGTQKANIIIKKLQENSQIKPFDFVRKADPRQLANIIGSEHPQTIALIMSYLNSEQAAVVLSVLPSDMQPDIARRIAVMERTSPEILKEVENVLETRLSALVGQDYTLAGGIPSLVDILNQVDRSTEKLILEELEMQNAELVDEIRKRMFVFEDIVGLDDSSIQRVIREVDTKDLALALKGVNEDVSVRIFKNISKRGAEMLKEDIEFMGPVRLREVEEAQQRIVAVIRRLDESREIIISRGGEDVVIE
- a CDS encoding FliH/SctL family protein → MNKVIKAPRESGVCQIPLKKEKEIEKPVEPSGQEKDEGENGAPSPDNMSFQLLEEARQEVKAIINKAESEAKSLQEAAYKKGLETGQAEGMAAVQRKEEKILKDARDVLTQTVKLREMVLQAAESQVVELALKIAEALIHKKLETEKNFVVDIVAEALALVVGEESIMVKVNPNDLKTCSKYKDFFQDIISEGAKFKLLQDENVPQGSCRVFTQDSLVESFLDERFKALKEALLKEADNAYLVQRDESR
- the fliI gene encoding flagellar protein export ATPase FliI, yielding MPILSREMNLDKYFRLVENTSTLKRAGKVSQVIGLTIEIRGIKAALGELCQVRCNGSLSVPLEVVGFKDETVLAMPLGGLKGIAPGSPVLPMGNTFAVSVGFELLGKVLDGLGRPLLEERLPTDLVQSPVDADPINPLKRRRIEKILPTGVRAIDSLLTCGEGQRVGIFAGSGVGKSTLLGMMARYSEADVNVIGLIGERGREVGDFLEKDLGKEGLKRSVVVAATSDQPALVRIKGAMVAATMAEYFRDQGLKVLLMMDSVTRLAMAQREVGLAIGEPPATKGYTPSVFAMLPRILERAGKVEGGSITAFYTVLVEGDDFNEPITDAVRGILDGHIVLSRSLAAKNHFPAIDVLGSISRLMPDIAAQEHLEMAGKTKDLLAVYREAEDLINIGAYVNGSDPKVDKARKYVPEINKFLRQTLGDEVPFDQTLSLLKGLLK